A genome region from Arthrobacter sp. V1I9 includes the following:
- a CDS encoding Na+/H+ antiporter subunit E — protein sequence MSRRRISLRQELPLLVWLVIVWGALWQDFSPGNLLFGALLAVAVARLFYLPPVELSGRFNILYAVPFALVFLAKVVVASAQILYLAVVRGPRVKNAVVAVTLRSHQDLLVTATGHVISLIPGSLVVEVDRSTSTLYLHALNISSAADVEDLKKEVRSIEAGLIRIMGTKEELDAVRLEAAA from the coding sequence ATGAGCCGCCGGCGGATTTCCCTTCGCCAGGAGCTTCCCCTCCTGGTGTGGCTGGTCATTGTCTGGGGAGCCCTGTGGCAGGACTTCAGCCCCGGAAATCTCCTGTTCGGTGCACTGCTGGCCGTTGCCGTTGCCAGGTTGTTCTATCTCCCGCCGGTGGAACTCAGCGGCCGTTTCAATATTCTCTACGCCGTACCGTTCGCGCTCGTGTTCCTGGCCAAGGTGGTGGTTGCCAGCGCCCAGATCCTGTACCTGGCCGTGGTGCGCGGGCCCAGGGTGAAAAACGCAGTGGTGGCCGTGACGCTGCGGAGCCACCAGGACCTGCTGGTCACGGCAACGGGGCACGTGATTTCCCTGATCCCGGGCTCCCTGGTGGTCGAGGTGGACAGGTCCACGTCAACCCTCTACCTGCATGCGCTGAACATCAGCTCCGCTGCGGACGTTGAAGACCTGAAGAAAGAGGTGCGTTCCATCGAAGCCGGACTGATCAGGATCATGGGCACCAAGGAAGAACTCGACGCCGTCCGGCTGGAGGCCGCCGCATGA
- a CDS encoding monovalent cation/H+ antiporter complex subunit F — MMQTVLILTAVIFSLAAAGAIIRIARGPSLLDRVLAADVLLAILGGALCVDMAVNRHLNNLMLVVAISIIGFLGSVTVARFVADRREVPGES, encoded by the coding sequence ATGATGCAGACAGTCCTGATCCTCACGGCCGTCATTTTCTCGCTCGCCGCAGCCGGCGCCATCATCAGGATCGCCCGCGGGCCCTCGCTGCTGGACCGCGTGCTCGCAGCGGACGTCCTGCTGGCCATCCTCGGCGGCGCCCTGTGCGTGGACATGGCCGTGAACCGGCACCTGAACAACCTGATGCTGGTGGTGGCCATCTCCATCATCGGCTTCCTGGGGTCCGTGACGGTTGCCCGGTTCGTGGCCGACCGAAGGGAGGTGCCGGGTGAGTCCTGA
- the mnhG gene encoding monovalent cation/H(+) antiporter subunit G, with protein MSPDAAAIDFWIDLVSAVFMVVGAVMSLGAAIGLLRFPDLLSRMHAATKPQVLGLFLLLAAIGLQMRTWWAWPVLVVAWIFQLLTVPVSAHMVGRAGYRTKHLHRELLTSDELEAVVQKAAAKTAREDDSGDGPAK; from the coding sequence GTGAGTCCTGACGCTGCCGCTATAGACTTCTGGATCGACCTGGTGTCCGCCGTGTTTATGGTGGTGGGTGCCGTGATGTCCCTGGGGGCCGCGATCGGCCTGCTCCGCTTCCCGGACCTCCTGAGCCGCATGCACGCCGCCACCAAGCCGCAGGTACTGGGACTGTTCCTGCTGCTGGCGGCCATCGGTCTGCAGATGCGGACCTGGTGGGCGTGGCCCGTCCTGGTGGTCGCCTGGATCTTCCAGCTTCTGACGGTGCCGGTGTCCGCCCACATGGTTGGCCGGGCGGGTTACCGCACAAAGCACCTGCACCGCGAGCTGCTGACCTCCGACGAACTGGAAGCAGTAGTGCAAAAAGCCGCCGCCAAAACCGCCCGTGAGGACGATTCCGGCGACGGCCCTGCAAAGTAA